ctctacccttcagaaagtgcccctccctcaacatgctcaatactacttacatgcataggcctactaaattacgtgcaatttaactttttctcttctcttctctcttcaatttttctcactttcttttctttttttctctcctttccccctttttctacttgtcagtcactaaagtactgggggaaatatgatattgcgtcacacacccttcagaacccccccatgattgatgcacatgttcgccataggcctacatccggcacaagcgcctgcgaaaccttgcaaacacctgcggtatataaacgaaagaataacgaacaaacccagggtatatatacagaactgtacgaacacacatcggacaacttccgaacatgtgtattcggcacactccgtttcaagttttgtgcatgcacaaattttgaaacgtattgtcgacggactaaacaatcatcacctaacacgaaacgcatttggcggataatagcaggacatatgaagaacataaaacgaacattgacgaacactaacggatttgctaaaataccatccgtttcttatacggaagaccgatccggtgtagtgtgacactaacacggtctgggtcaacgtacatcaccgaatgcataaatatgctatccggtggtgaaggcctcacaggaacgtatttgcaacgaacacgggccgagtgcaacgaacaaagaacgaacatgaacgaaaggagagcgaacaaactccggcaatattcagcaccatacgaacacacatcggataaataccgaacatgtgtattcggtacactccgtttcaagttttgtgcatgccgatggacttaacgaacatcacctaacacgaaacgcatttggcggatgatagcaagacataaaaagaacataaaacgatcattgacgaacaacaacggatttactaaaataccatccgtttcttgtacggaagacctattcggtgtagtgtgacagaagcataaACAACCGCTGTTTACCGGGTGCATCGctcggggatttgccatttggtctaataccatttcgtctaatacccTTTTCGTCTATATCCATttaatctaaacccattaggtctatatccagtatgtccaataatcatttggtcctatagccAGTTGGTCCGATTACCATTTGGTCccataaccatttggtctaataaccaataagtctaaaaccatttagtctaacaaccatttagtctaatacccatttggtctatagccaataagtctaatagccatttggtctaatagccatttggtctacaaaccatttggtctaacaagctGTTTAGTCTACTACCCAATTGgtctactaaccgattggtctaaTAGCACGTGTGAGGCTGCATAGGCGCAATAACGCTATTTCACATACTGTGAGTGTGAGATCATAGTCCATGGTCACCGTGGTCTTAAAGGAGCATGTTTCATAAACAGTGTAAACATttctatatgcctacatgtattatCTACACGTAACTCCATATGcaaatgacaaaaacatgaaacctaatttgttttaatgttggaATGACAATACCGGCAAATGCCCTGTACCCGTGGCACCCCCAGTGATGCGTGATGAGCCTATATTATCATATTAACCTTAAAAGACCGAGGAAAGAAGGACAAATAATccggcaaaatgtcactttcactCGAGTAGGCAATACATGCAGGATACATGTATCAGTCTTCATTTTTTGGATATATCAATAAACATTATTCTACTAAAAATGCATAAGATTTGATACATATACAATGTAGTACCTTTGTTTACATGTGCTCATCTCATAACACATGCTTGCCTCATTACATGTATTTTCAGCCCGTAACCAGTAGTAgacgaaatggcaattttttaGACCAATTggcaaatagacgaaatggtattagactaactggttattagaccataagaGTATTGGAcctaatggttattagaccaaatggttattagaccaaatggttattgaaaaaatattagaccaaatggttattagactatatggttagtagacatactggatattagaccaaacaatattagactaaatggacattagactatatgattattagactaaatggcaatTAGCCTTTATGGTAagagaccaattgaatatagacgaaacgggaattagaccaaatggtattagaccaaacggcAATAGACCGGTCGCTCAACCACGTTTAAAAATTCAACAACTTGTTTAccaattaaacaacttgtttaaaagtaacatttatttaaaaacaagttgtttaattttacttttaaacAAGGTTGAGCGCGATGCACCCGATAAACAGCGGTTGTATAAGATCTTGCAAGTTGTTAAAACTTATACACAACAttcagtaaatagatgcattttgtaggattgtagatcaaataattaaacattttgcaaggcaaatccaataaaaagaaACTCACGTCTTTAGCCTTCGCCATCTggtctgatggcttgatcacaagtgtcttggtccactgcttttcccgcgaaacggcttgttgacatttcccggaagtgatgttgtttttgttttgagcagtggatcgtatacgtgatcgaGAGAGACGATACCTTCACCTTTGAAGAGGAGGATCATGGTAAAATCCCTTTCCTGGACACTTTAATCGTCCGCAAAGAAGACGGGTCCTTAAAGCTGCTGGTTTACCGAAAGAAAACACACACAGACCAGTATCTGAATTTTCAGTCGCAGCACCCCCTTCACCAAAAACTTGGGGTCATCCGGACTCTGATGGATAGGATGGATAACATCGTGACAgaggaagaagacaaaaaagatgAGGAAATAAAGATCAGAACAGCGCTAACAGAGTGTGGCTATCCAAAATGGTCTTTGGATAGAGTTAAACAGCAAATGAAGGACAAGAAACCGAAAGcgagagagaaaaagaaagacGACACACCATCAAAAGGAATTGTGGTTATACCCTACGTTGAAGGCTTGGCAGAGAGGCTGCAAAGAATATTTAAAAACACAACATCTCCACGGCGATGCGGCCTACCAACACGCTAAAAAGCCTACTAGTCCACCctaaggacaaaaaggacatagAGCAGACAAGTGACGTTGTCTACGATATCCCATGTAAAGGGTGCATGTGACAAGTCCTACGTAGGGGAGACAGGAAGACTGTTTGGGACAAGACTCAAAGAACACAAGAAAGACTCTGAAACAATAGCCCAAAGAAAATTCACAAGGGCAAACAGGAAGGAATCAACTTCTGAACAACACAAATCAGCCATTACTGATCACATCGCGCAGGAGACCCGCGTCATTGAATGGGAGGGGGCAAAAGTTCTTGACAGGGACTCGAACGCATTCACCAGAAGAATAAGGGAAGCTATCCAAATCCGcaaaaagggggccaaagcaatcaaccgcgacgaaggtatcgtctctctcgatcacgtatacgatccactgctcaaaacaaaaacaacatcacagctcatcacttccgggaaatgtcaacaagccgtttcgcgggaaaagcagtggaccaagacacttgtgatcaagccatcagaccAGATGGCGAAAGCCAAAGAAGTGAGTttctttttattggatttgcctagcaaaatgtttaattattatatacaCAACATTGTTTGAAACTTATACAACCTTGTTTAAGATAGTATGTTATTACCAAAAGACTGAACAATGttgtttaaaactttaaaactttaaacaacaacactttaaaCAACGTCTTTTtaaacagcaaaattttaaacagtgttttaacAGTATGGATGGTCAGTCAAGATGTTCCCTGAATCAAAAAGTGGCCCTAAACGCGTAGTTGTTTAAATTAGGTTACAATCCATACCAAAGTATTCCCCTCatctcaaggattcagaaaaagtatagtttgacctacctgcgaaaTACCGTTCTCGAGTTTAATGTATAAAGGTCAAAGCAGGTATAGTTTGCACTGTCTAGAGTGCTTCAGTACGGTAACGAGACAATAAAGGTCAGCCCCCATAGGCCCCATTGCAGCATATAGGGCTTTTTGACCATGACCACGCGTGCTTCTTCTATAGGGATCCTAGATGGTGAGAACTATTCCGTATTCAACTTGTTTGTACATAACAAACAATCTGAGACCACTTTTTGGAAGTCGAGTTGGAGAGTTTCTGACCCCTGCTGACAAAAGACTGATCACCCCCTAGATTCGACCTCTTTGTGTCATCACTCAAAAACCGTATGtctcagataggtcaaactatacttttcagAATCCTTAAGATAAAAACTTTAAGCACACTTTAAACAAAACCTACGCGCTTAGGACCAcattttaattttgggaacagtCTTGAATGTGTTTTGGGAACCTAAAAAGATTTCGGTTAGTTCTGGGGAAAAACAAAGCCAGTGCTGCTCACTGTGTGCTCAGTCTATTAAAGTTGCAGAGAAAGGGTGGGTTTAACATAAACTGAAGTGATGCATTTCGGATGCTACATCAGACACAACGAGAAACAACGACTTTGTTTACGTTAAATTTATATTAGCGTTCAAGTCAAACTGCTGCAACGTCCATCTGGTATTTAACTAATAAGAAATCAAATCGGTTTACAATATCCGTCAATTTTGGTATAATACTTAAAATTCCACAGAAACACTCCATCTCCTGTTCATTGGAGAAATACTTCTGATAAGCTTCAACATTTGGATGTGTAAGTTTGGTCAAATTATTATCCCGATTCAACAACCCTGTCCAGGCACTCAGAAGAGTCTCCATCTCTCCCCGTGTCCTTGTCTGTATCTCAGCCTCAAGCTCCACTGGTAACTGTTTCAAAGTCTGAACAATCTCCATCTTCACAAATTGTCTTAAAATCCGAAAAttagtgatatttttcaaaaacgatttcaaaattgattttaaatCAACATCTCCATTTATCTCTGCATCGTCGTCTTCCGTTTCTGTCCATGAAGAAATTGAATCTTCCACTTCACGTAAGTTTGAGAATGTACCATTTTCTTGTGGGGGTTGAATTTTTCGCAGTGCTTTGATGAAGTATCGAGTTGCTTTTTCGAATATTCCGGTGGCAACCAGAGCTGCGTCAAGCTGTCCTTTGAAATAATGGTGTAGTTTTCGTACTAAGTCAAGGAATTCTCCTTTTCTTCTTGAGGTTAAATCTACAACGAAAAAGTCAAGTAAAATATTAATGACGATATTACAAATAAAATGTAACATTACACATcaagtaccgtaaaacctcgtctgcaagcatatagtgtgttttGATGAAAACTAAGTGACAGCCACACTGAAAGAcaaccgtaaatatgccaatacaatatattggtcttacaatagtacctGTTTGTATCtccatattattataattttgtcgttgggatggcgtctggattaatttagcttttatcaaaGGCACTCTAGGCCTATATGCGTGTAGACGACGTTTTACGGTAAGTTAAGAAACAAGCGAATTAATTGAAACGATAAGCAAAACTATTGTGGATCTCTCATACACAatcaatcattatatttagataTTTCCGGTAGAATGCAAAATAGTAAAACCTTTCATTTATCATGCCCGAATCAGAAAGCTTGACACTTTACTCCGAAAGTcgtttgtaattttgttttggtcatggatttgaaaaaaaaaatcattaataataaatttatgaatatcatactgacatttggttatgccaaataaaaaaatacatgtttagcgtccatgtttttgacaaatttggaagGAATATTTGGTAAAATGGTGCAAAACCTTTATTTGCATACATTACGttacctggaaaaaggaggaggccttttttatttatttttttctggtATAATTTATGCCCCTCTACTGATCACAAAACATTGCCGAAGTGCTTCTTAAACATTTGTAAAGCTAAGGAAGTCTATAGAACTTCTCAAATttgtcattaaaaatttataactgaaattttagaaaacaaaaggaaaatgtAAGAATCTTCAAAAGGAAAGTGGGAGGGGACGCTAAACAAGTTTCTATGCCTATAGTTTTTGAATGGTCAAAACCACCATGTTTAGATATTGGAAATACTCAAACATTAAAGAAGTATTTTATGTATACTTAATGGGGTAAATAACACATTCAAACAAACTCAAGGAAACCTTTTTAGTAAGATAACAAAAGAACAAAGTAAGTTAAACATTGAATGTTCACTTGGCTATTAGACCTCGCACGTATAAGTTTCTTTCTATGTTTGTTTAAAACCATAGTTAAATATTGCTCCTTTACAATTGCACACACTGTCGTTTAAGAAGTCGATAAAAATACATTGATCAGCCATATGTTTAGGTATCGTTGGTTACTATGATTAACTTTATCATTAAATAgtatattattgttttttgttaatCTCGTAAAATTTGCAAGATATAAAACAGTACGAAACTCGAAGCTGTTAATGCAAAAACAAATCGTATATTATTGAAACGCCAAGTCGTTTAATAATTTTTTGTGCATTAATAATTTATATACGCGCTATTTCGTACGTTAATTCgttaaaaaattaaacacttgcattcaaatttgtcatgttttttggtttaattaatatttattaatgCTGATATACTCTTCTTTATGGTAGTTTTAAGTAATTGATGACATTATAATTGAATTTTCGGTAGCATTCTTAGAGCCTCTAcgtacccccacacacacacacagacagacaataGGGacagtggtggtggtggggtggtTGTGTGAGGCCTACTTACCAGTATTCAGTGGTGGACAAGACTTCACCACATCTAAATGAAACTTAAGATCCacataatttgtaaaaaaaacagcaaaaaaaaccccaaaacaaaaaaaaaaaacaaaaaaacaaataaacattataATCAGCTATCAATTCTGGATCAAATGTTATTTTGGAAGAAGCAAGatttcaataaaaatcaaaactgaCGGGTACcgattattttacaatattatgtCAAAGATGACCACAAATCATTCTGGTGACAAAACTTGTACTAATAATGATTACCGCGATATCTACTGACCGTTTACTTCTGCCTCGCACTCGAAGTTGACTTTGAAGTCTTGTGCTTCAGCAACAAGAGAAATAATGTCATCAGGATCGGCTGCAAAATGTACTTTACTGTGGTTGGTATTCCTCGCAGACATTTTGcactaccgtattcactcgatagttagcacatgtgcttactatcgagggcttttgaaaacgtgcaaaaacgaaaaaaaaggaacagcgccatccacaaaagtgacaaaagtgtaaagggttttgagcaaatcatcgatacacatagctatatacgaacaattaaacctacaaatttgtgtgttaactacattagctcagttggtaaagcgacataatttgaatcatcttaagaagagcgaactgagcaggagttcgaggctcgttataaacttttccgttgtttaatttttattttggggtttgagcttttcttgataaatttaatctttttttgctttgtttttcattttgtttctttattttttcttatttgcttttttttttttttttttttttttttttttcttctttctttctattcatactggggtcatgggctgtttattcaacaatgtagttgggtatgccctcaatgttaaaatgaggtggtcatggtcctctttgccattacacgctacagaaattcca
Above is a window of Amphiura filiformis chromosome 20, Afil_fr2py, whole genome shotgun sequence DNA encoding:
- the LOC140142242 gene encoding uncharacterized protein; its protein translation is MSARNTNHSKVHFAADPDDIISLVAEAQDFKVNFECEAEVNDLTSRRKGEFLDLVRKLHHYFKGQLDAALVATGIFEKATRYFIKALRKIQPPQENGTFSNLREVEDSISSWTETEDDDAEINGDVDLKSILKSFLKNITNFRILRQFVKMEIVQTLKQLPVELEAEIQTRTRGEMETLLSAWTGLLNRDNNLTKLTHPNVEAYQKYFSNEQEMECFCGILSIIPKLTDIVNRFDFLLVKYQMDVAAV